In Longimicrobium sp., the genomic window CCGACGACCAGCCGTCGGAGACGATGTGGTGCATCGTCAGCAGCAGCACGTGGTCGTCCTCCGCCATCCGGACCAGCCGGGCGCGGAGCAGCGGCCCCCGCTCCAGGTGGAACGGGGCGATCGCCTCGCCGGCCGCCAGGCGCCGCAGCTGC contains:
- a CDS encoding condensation domain-containing protein; translated protein: MPARERSEPGGKLVAQVHPREGPGVVLPGRTRAVGGQLQQLRRLAAGEAIAPFHLERGPLLRARLVRMAEDDHVLLLTMHHIVSDGWSS